The following nucleotide sequence is from Brienomyrus brachyistius isolate T26 chromosome 25, BBRACH_0.4, whole genome shotgun sequence.
CAAGTAGTAAGtgcgctattattattattaaataataataataataataataataataataataataatggtgaaGTTCGAAAACGTGGTTCTACACTATCCGAGACGGGCTTGTTTTTCTCCAGCGCTTAAAGTTGCAGTGTCCTCATTTCTCTCTGCCTATCCAGGCAGATAACGTGCATGCCACCGTGCTGTACCCATCGCGTTCATTTCCTTATTCCATGCTTTTAAGTTTGAGCTCACATCTGTCAAACGGGTATGCGTGGATCGTGTCCTCCCATTCGCTGCAGTGAAGCATTTTAATGTTAACTAACTATACAAATGTAAATGCAGATGGGATGAGTCTGCAGTGTCACTGCAGAAAGTGGGTTGAAAAATCACAATTGGTTGAAGAGTGTTACAAGGATTTTGCCTTTGTGTTTAAAAGTAAAATTGGATGGATTAAAATGTACCCCTTCGTCTGTCTTAAAACAAAAGAATAGAACATAGAAAACAGCATGAGAAATTCTCCATAGGTCTGAAATTTTCTGAGCAGTGGCTaagatattttttaaattcagtttcaTGGACATATCTCTTCCTTTCTGCCTTTTTGCAGGATTTCCGATGCATGCCAAGTCCAGAGTGAGTGTCGGAAGTGGTGATAGGCCCAGATGGAAGTCCAAAGTCAACACGGCCCTGGTGGTGTACTGGTCGTAATCCAGCAGCCCCCGCGGGGGGGCAGGACCCGGCTAGACCGCGATCGGGAACTCCAGCGTCCCGCCGTCCTCTCCCTGGACCAGATCAAGGCCATTCGGTCCTCAAACGAGTACACAGAAGGGCCCGCGGTGGCCAGGCGTCCCCCGTGCCGGACAGGGAAGCCGGAACGCACGCACGAGGTCGTTGGCGTCAACAACAACTGCGAGGGTGGGGTCCCGGTGCCCCCGCGGCATGTGGCCCGCGTGCCGCCACTTAGCCGCTCCACCAGTTCTGGAAGCTCAGGCAGCGGCTGCTCCGATCGGGGTCTCCTGGGACTCTCACCGCCCAGCCGACCCGAGCGGGGCCGGCCGCCGATGCGTACCCAGCCGGCGCCCGCCGGGGAGTCGCTGAAGCCGGCGGTCAGAGCGGCGGAGGAGCCCGAGGACGCGCACCGCTTCATCTGTGAACGCTGTGGCCGGTGTAAATGCGGCGAGTGCACGGCGCCCCGCACCCTGCCCTCGTGCCTGGCCTGTCGCGGCTTGTGCCTTTGCTCGGCCGACAGCGCCGCAGAGAACGCCACCTGCATGTGCCTGGTGAGGGCCCTCTTCTACCACTGCTCCGACGATGACCAGGGCGACTCGTGCGCGGATAGCCCCTGCTCCCTGTCACGCCCCCACTGCTGCTCGCGCTTCCTCTCCATGGGGCTGCTCTCCGGACTTCTGCCCTGCTTGCTGTGCTACCCCCCCGCTAAGGGCTGCGTCAGGGCCTGCCAGAGCGTCTACGACTGGGCCAGGAGGCCCGGCTGCCGCTGCAAGCACTCCAACACGGTGTACTGTAAGCTGGAGAACTGGTCACCAAAGGGGCCCGCCAAGCCCTCCTGATCTGGagaaggaattatataatcgccgcattattactataattattattatagtgtGTCAAAATATTAGTGCCTGTCGATTTACATCCTACATCCTGGCCAAGAAACCACTCTTTACTTTTTGGATCTTCCCCAGCTTTTTGAGGCGGGACCCTCCTCCGAACCGGTGTTCGCCTTACTAGTCCTGCGTGTCGTCTTCACACGGCCGTCGACGCCTCTGACACGTTCAGGTCCCCCCCAGTTCAGTTCTACCTTCGCTTGCCTGAAAGCCCCTTACCAAATCTGTGAAGGACTATCTCTAGACAATATGTAGCTGTTACCAGATCACCGTGGCGACCGGGGCTGTTCCCGGAGTCATTGGTTAGCGACGCATTTAAGGTTGTGCCTGGCGGTTGCTTAGTGATATTTTGTACAGGacatatttttgtttgttttccctcATATTTCACATCCGTTCTGTTCAGACAACCACAACTGtggcttttttccttttgtaaATGTTATATATAAAACCTAAAGATGAATAATGgctattttttaaagaaaaaaattagTTAAAACCCCTTTGGTTGTAAAGAATATTTATTATGTGAAGCTTTATTATTTTATGATATTTATTGCAAAAGACAGTCTTGAAATTTTACTCATGTCTGAATATAACAAAACCCAATACTTACTGAAAAAATAAATGGTGACACAAACTGTTAACTA
It contains:
- the LOC125720724 gene encoding protein sprouty homolog 1-like: MEVQSQHGPGGVLVVIQQPPRGGRTRLDRDRELQRPAVLSLDQIKAIRSSNEYTEGPAVARRPPCRTGKPERTHEVVGVNNNCEGGVPVPPRHVARVPPLSRSTSSGSSGSGCSDRGLLGLSPPSRPERGRPPMRTQPAPAGESLKPAVRAAEEPEDAHRFICERCGRCKCGECTAPRTLPSCLACRGLCLCSADSAAENATCMCLVRALFYHCSDDDQGDSCADSPCSLSRPHCCSRFLSMGLLSGLLPCLLCYPPAKGCVRACQSVYDWARRPGCRCKHSNTVYCKLENWSPKGPAKPS